A single genomic interval of Nerophis lumbriciformis linkage group LG17, RoL_Nlum_v2.1, whole genome shotgun sequence harbors:
- the LOC133614577 gene encoding mitochondrial intermediate peptidase-like: MSVSKMLLSCMKRRCLWTYLRSRSVTTWSPVGAAFNARPHKRLELFEKNVGLFGVPELSSPSGFQVATKKALENTHLLVDKACSSTPGVDTVTAFDQLSDGLCKVADLADFVKVAHPDPAYREAAEKTCIEIGTAVEKLNTNVELCKSLKNLLDRPDLVAQLDPDTRRVAELFMFDFEISGIHLDERLRKEAVELHVKLLDLNNEFLVGSHMPNRIARSSIPEHLHLHFASEGSFVQVGGLHADAPDDLVREIAYRIYLYPNADLMECLEELLRCRYKLARLVGYETYGHRALKGTMAATPETVMSFLQLLTNKLSDSTAKDFKIMGDMKKKLNPRNSELMPWDHPYLSGVVRAERYNIEPSLYSPYFSLGSCMEGLNILFSRLYGVSLMSEHPSAGEVWSDDVRKLAVVHETEGLLGYIYCDFFQRQEKPNQDCHFTIRGGRRCQETGQYQRPVVVLMLSLPHPTRNAPTLLSPGMMENLFHEMGHAMHSMLGRTRYQHVTGTRCATDFAEVPSILMEYFATDYRVVSQFARHYETGQPLPESMVARLCESKKMCGAADTQLQIFYAALDQSYHGKPQSRSTTEILQEMQQKFYGLPYTPNTAWQLRFSHLIGYGAKYYSYLMSRAVASMVWKQCFLQDPLNRDMGERYRREMLAHGGAKEPMLMVEGMLQRRPTMEDFVDALVSELQPNFETFIMDSES; encoded by the exons ATGTCTGTCAGTAAAATGTTACTTTCTTGTATGAAGCGAAGGTGTTTGTGGACGTATTTGCGCAGCAGGAGTGTGACAACGTGGTCACCTGTTGGGGCAGCTTTCAATGCCCGACCTCACAAGAGACTGGAGCTGTTCGAGAAAAATGTG GGTTTGTTTGGAGTGCCAGAGCTGAGTTCACCATCTGGCTTCCAAGTTGCCACAAAGAAAGCTCTTGAAAACACACATCTCCTGGTTGACAAAGCGTGCTCGAGCACACCGGGGGTCGACACTGTCACCGCTTTTGACCAGCTCTCGGATGGCCTGTGTAAAGTGGCTGACCTG GCGGATTTTGTCAAAGTGGCACATCCAGATCCGGCGTACCGCGAGGCCGCGGAGAAAACCTGCATCGAGATCGGCACCGCCGTGGAGAA ATTGAACACTAATGTAGAGCTGTGCAAAAGTTTGAAGAATTTGCTGGATAGACCGGACCTTGTGGCTCAGCTGGATCCAGACACAAG GCGAGTGGCGGAGTTGTTCATGTTTGACTTTGAAATCAGCGGGATTCACCTGGATGAGAGGCTG AGGAAGGAGGCGGTTGAGCTCCACGTGAAGCTCTTGGATTTAAACAACGAGTTCCTGGTGGGCTCCCACATGCCCAACAGAATCGCCAGGTCTTCCATCCCTGAACATCTCCACCTGCACTTTGCCAGCGAAGGGAGCTTTGTGCAAGTTGGAGGACTACACGCAGACGCACCTGATGATTTG GTTCGAGAAATCGCCTACAGGATTTACCTCTACCCAAACGCAGATCTGATGGAGTGTCTGGAGGAGCTTCTGAGATGCCGATACAAGCTGGCCAGACTAGTGGGATACGAGACGTACGGCCACAGGGCCTTGAAGGGAACCATGGCAGCAACGCCAG AGACGGTGATGAGCTTCCTTCAGCTGTTGACTAACAAGCTATCAGACAG TACAGCCAAAGACTTTAAAATAATGGGTGACATGAAGAAAAAACTCAATCCTCGGAATTCC GAGCTCATGCCGTGGGATCACCCCTACCTCAGCGGAGTCGTGCGTGCCGAGAG GTACAACATCGAGCCCAGTCTGTACAGCCCCTACTTTTCCTTGGGGTCCTGCATGGAAGGTTTGAACATCCTCTTCTCCCGTCTCTATGGCGTGTCCCTAATGTCTGAACACCCCAGCGCCGGGGAGGTGTGGAGCGACGATGTCCGCAAACTT GCTGTGGTTCATGAAACAGAGGGCTTACTTGGATACATTTACTGTGACTTTTTCCAACGGCAAGAAAAACCCAATCAG GACTGTCACTTCACCATCCGCGGAGGTCGCCGGTGCCAGGAAACGGGCCAGTACCAACGTCCCGTCGTGGTGCTGATGCTGAGCCTTCCCCATCCCACACGAAATGCCCCCACCTTGCTCTCTCCCGGCATGATGGAGAACCTTTTCCACGAGATGGGCCACGCCATGCATTCGATGCTGGGACGCACTCGCTACCAGCATGTCACGG GCACGAGATGCGCGACCGACTTTGCCGAAGTGCCCTCCATCCTCATGGAGTACTTTGCCACCGACTATCGGGTTGTCAGCCAGTTTGCACGCCATTATGAAACCGGACAG CCTCTCCCTGAGAGTATGGTGGCTCGTCTGTGTGAGTCCAAGAAGATGTGCGGTGCTGCAGACACACAACTGCAG ATTTTTTATGCTGCCCTGGACCAGAGTTACCATGGCAAACCTCAAAGTCGCTCTACCACTGAAATCTTGCAAGAGATGCAGCAGAAGTTCTATGGCTTGCCTTACACACCAAATACA GCCTGGCAGCTGAGATTCAGCCATCTGATCGGTTATGGGGCCAAGTATTATTCATATCTTATGTCTCGAGCTGTGGCTTCTATGGTGTGGAAGCAGTGCTTCCTTCAAGATCCTTTAAACAG GGACATGGGTGAGCGTTACCGTCGAGAGATGCTGGCCCACGGAGGAGCCAAGGAGCCCATGCTTATGGTGGAAG